The following coding sequences lie in one Zingiber officinale cultivar Zhangliang chromosome 2B, Zo_v1.1, whole genome shotgun sequence genomic window:
- the LOC122047460 gene encoding F-box protein At5g46170-like has product MASIGGPVVEEPIRWRGDSMVANGEEAEGIDHFDLLPDCLLLVVFNLIGDVKDLGRCRVVCRRFNALAQLVESVLVRIISDDPSASLAAGSGGDRSRGFISHLARIILGGIVKPLQALGHMLTPSAAVASTQWSRLSHPSSSTSPMLSDVSHHCPSEILKNFRDIRRLRIEFPAGELGLEDGVLLKWKAEFGSTLDSCVILGAASVLSSTSLSPISSNPSSDSSFQDACMNDDNGSMPESFYSNGNLKLRLFWTISSMIAASARHYVLQPIISEHETLETLELTDVDGQGLLTMGQKQLHEFRVKPSSTAGSSQRTLVPALSMRLWYAPYLELRDGVVLKGATLVAVRPSQDWGSEFVGNRDCGGLTSSSEMCWISSAFKEPYRSAVGMLMKRRSYCLEMNSF; this is encoded by the coding sequence ATGGCCTCCATCGGAGGCCCGGTGGTGGAGGAGCCCATTCGCTGGCGTGGGGATTCCATGGTTGCGAATGGGGAGGAAGCGGAGGGGATCGACCACTTCGATCTGCTGCCGGACTGCTTGCTCCTCGTCGTCTTCAACCTGATCGGTGACGTCAAAGATCTGGGAAGGTGCCGCGTCGTTTGCCGACGTTTCAACGCCCTTGCGCAACTGGTAGAGTCCGTACTCGTACGCATCATCTCCGACGACCCCTCCGCTTCCCTCGCTGCGGGTTCCGGTGGGGATAGGTCCCGCGGTTTCATTTCCCACCTAGCACGCATCATCCTTGGTGGCATCGTGAAGCCCTTGCAAGCTCTCGGTCATATGCTCACCCCCTCCGCTGCCGTTGCCTCCACCCAATGGTCCAGGCTCTCGCATCCTTCCTCCTCCACCTCTCCGATGTTGTCAGATGTTTCCCACCACTGTCCCTCCGAAATACTGAAGAACTTTCGGGATATTCGCCGCCTCCGGATTGAGTTTCCAGCTGGCGAGCTTGGCCTCGAAGACGGTGTCCTCTTGAAGTGGAAGGCCGAGTTTGGGTCGACCCTCGACAGCTGTGTCATCCTCGGTGCTGCCTCTGTTCTCTCCTCTACTTCTCTGTCGCCTATATCCTCGAACCCCAGCTCTGACTCTAGCTTCCAGGATGCTTGTATGAATGATGACAACGGTAGCATGCCTGAATCATTTTACAGCAACGGGAACTTGAAGCTTAGACTGTTTTGGACGATCAGCTCTATGATTGCTGCCTCAGCGAGGCATTACGTCCTCCAGCCAATTATCAGTGAGCATGAGACTCTTGAGACCTTGGAGCTCACAGACGTTGATGGGCAAGGGTTGCTGACGATGGGACAGAAACAGTTGCACGAGTTCAGGGTGAAACCATCTTCTACAGCTGGGAGCTCACAACGGACCCTGGTGCCAGCCCTCAGTATGCGACTATGGTACGCACCCTACCTTGAGCTACGTGACGGTGTAGTTCTCAAAGGGGCAACCTTGGTGGCTGTTCGGCCAAGCCAAGATTGGGGAAGTGAGTTTGTTGGTAACAGGGATTGTGGTGGTCTCACAAGTTCATCAGAAATGTGCTGGATTTCCAGTGCTTTCAAAGAGCCATATAGATCGGCTGTAGGAATGCTTATGAAGAGGAGGAGTTACTGTCTCGAGATGAATTCGTTCTGA